The proteins below come from a single Alnus glutinosa chromosome 9, dhAlnGlut1.1, whole genome shotgun sequence genomic window:
- the LOC133877746 gene encoding uncharacterized protein LOC133877746 produces the protein MLREMEIQHFSHEEHPLMLVEELENEVVCSGCDKSVSCGPAYKCYPCKFFLHKSCAELPREIQHHPLHPNHTLLLKAPSKNFRYCDACLKYSKRVFFYHCNSCNFDLDIECASIWPTKPDDCHQHEFVPFFQQIQFTCILCGEDCSTAAQPAQVCRICQHLAHTLCALKPRTIKIAADRHLLTLIYSLSKVIMEEHDDVFCELCCKKVNLKYAGYYCQKCDFVSHLQCVGINICPPSETLDSSIDLIEDIDFEEVEEGDVLQRFYHQHSLIISRDEVEVHDHKLCEGCMQSISAPFYSCEQCNYFLHSTCARLPLKKRYPSHSHPLTLSARGNYIDGIEYCQACGGYSHGFAYTFHNYRLDIRCCSIPKSLKHEVHQHSLNHAISSLETCNACDGWNKCRDCNRPHNGVFVCTKCNFALGFECATLPLKAKYEYHPHPLSLTHIATAEYDDSEEYYCLICEEERNSNHWFYCCIQCNFVAHPKCVVGQNPYINYGRSFISKDHQHLLTFVRKTKASRPSTTTESTLLFIPTVTLDLLNEELEQEEEDDDDVGKDKEAEALAKEPR, from the exons ATGTTGAGAGAGATGGAGATCCAACATTTTAGCCACGAAGAGCACCCCTTGATGTTGGTGGAAGAGTTAGAAAATGAAGTTGTTTGCTCCGGGTGCGATAAATCAGTATCATGTGGTCCTGCCTACAAATGCTATCCCTGCAAATTCTTCCTCCACAAGTCATGCGCTGAGTTACCCCGTGAGATACAACACCACCCTTTGCATCCAAACCACACCCTCCTTCTCAAAGCGCCATCAAAGAATTTTAGATATTGTGATGCCTGCCTTAAGTATTCCAAAAGAGTATTCTTCTACCATTGCAATAGTTGCAATTTCGACCTTGATATCGAATGTGCTTCCATTTGGCCAACTAAACCTGACGACTGCCACCAACATGAATTCGTTCCCTTCTTTCAGCAAATTCAGTTCACTTGTATACTCTGTGGTGAGGATTGCAGCACCGCCGCCCAGCCGGCCCAGGTATGTCGCATTTGTCAACACTTGGCTCACACTCTATGTGCTCTGAAGCCGCGTACCATCAAAATTGCGGCAGATCGCCACTTGCTCACTCTCATCTATTCACTTAGTAAAGTGATCATGGAGGAGCACGACGATGTTTTCTGTGAGCTTTGCTGTAAAAAGGTCAACCTCAAGTATGCGGGTTATTATTGTCAAAAATGTGATTTCGTATCCCACTTGCAATGCGTTGGCATAAATATTTGTCCTCCAAGTGAGACCTTAGACTCGAGCATAGATCTCATTGAGGATATCGACTTTGAAGAGGTTGAAGAAGGTGATGTGCTCCAACGTTTCTATCATCAACACAGCTTAATCATTAGCCGCGATGAAGTAGAGGTTCATGATCATAAGCTCTGTGAAGGTTGTATGCAATCAATTTCTGCCCCATTTTATAGTTGTGAGCAATGCAATTACTTTCTCCACAGCACATGTGCTCGACTACCCTTAAAGAAGCGATACCCAAGTCATTCACATCCGCTTACTCTCTCCGCAAGGGGAAACTACATTGATGGCATTGAATATTGTCAGGCTTGTGGTGGTTATAGCCATGGGTTCGCTTATACATTTCACAACTACAGACTTGACATCCGATGTTGTTCGATTCCAAAATCCCTTAAGCACGAAGTTCACCAACACTCCCTCAATCACGCTATCAGTTCTCTCGAAACTTGCAATGCTTGTGATGGGTGGAATAAGTGCAGAGATTGTAATAGGCCCCACAATGGTGTATTTGTATGCACTAAATGCAATTTTGCCTTGGGTTTCGAATGTGCAACACTCCCACTCAAAGCTAAGTATGAATATCATCCGCATCCTCTCTCACTCACTCACATTGCTACTGCTGAATACGACGATTCTGAAGAATATTATTGTCTAATTTgcgaagaagaaagaaattcaaATCATTGGTTTTATTGCTGCATACAATGTAACTTTGTTGCTCATCCTAAATGCGTAGTTGGGCAGAATCCTTACATTAATTATGGAAGAAGTTTTATTTCTAAAGATCATCAACACCTTCTCACTTTTGTACGGAAAACTAAGGCCTCTCGTCCAT CAACAACGACAGAATCAACGCTTCTCTTTATCCCAACTGTAACATTAGATCTGCTTAATGAAGAAttagaacaagaagaagaggatgacGACGATGTAGGCAAAGATAAAGAAGCTGAGGCTCTGGCTAAAGAACCCAGATAA
- the LOC133877747 gene encoding uncharacterized protein LOC133877747: protein MRDFQNTLDFCSLHDMGYSGSLFTCRMKRHDSSFTKERLDRGVANGSFALLFPQLLIEVLPARCSYHAPLLVHLHAQRNGSRVRQRPFYEVWWQAYADFPRVVRTVWRVKMLRRDTWSNVKSKLMSSQYACRQWRKTHSDPTEALILQKTSVLGVLQEEADEESMVLVKSLQLEINDLIELKDLKWRQRA from the coding sequence ATGAGGGATTTTCAGAACACTTTGGATTTTTGCAGTCTCCATGATATGGGTTATTCTGGGTCTCTCTTCACTTGTCGAATGAAAAGACATGATTCATCTTTCACTAAGGAAAGACTTGATAGAGGGGTGGCTAATGGCTCTTTTGCTTTATTGTTTCCTCAACTCTTAATAGAAGTTTTGCCAGCAAGATGTTCATACCATGCACCCCTGCTTGTTCATTTGCATGCCCAGAGGAACGGTAGTCGTGTTAGACAAAGGCCTTTCTATGAAGTCTGGTGGCAAGCTTATGCTGATTTTCCTAGAGTGGTTCGTACTGTTTGGCGGGTGAAGATGCTTAGGCGGGATACTTGGAGTAACGTGAAGAGTAAGCTCATGAGTAGCCAATATGCATGTCGACAGTGGAGGAAGACACATTCTGATCCGACAGAGGCTTTGATTTTACAAAAAACTAGTGTCTTGGGTGTTTTGCAAGAGGAAGCTGATGAGGAGTCCATGGTTCTTGTAAAATCTTTGCAGTTGGAAATAAATGATTTGATTGAGTTGAAGGATCTTAAATGGAGACAAAGGGCCTAG